The following are encoded together in the Thunnus albacares chromosome 7, fThuAlb1.1, whole genome shotgun sequence genome:
- the miox gene encoding inositol oxygenase, translating to MKLISFGPDPSLAYRPNLEKNEAKEKEDYRNFESGSLVDRVFNTYKLMHTNQTLDFVKQKHSEWTSCNHTQMGMMDAIMSLDQLVDESDPDVDFPNSFHAFQTAEGIRKEHPDKDWFQLVGLIHDVGKIMALWDEPQWAVVGDTFPVGCKFQNSIVFRDKTFLENPDDKNPSYNTEHGIYKPNCGLDNVLMSWGHDEYLYRVLKFNNCSIPEEGLCMIRFHSFYPWHSHGDYMHLCNDKDLNMLPWVREFNKFDLYTKTPDLPDVEKLKPYYQSLIDKYCPGILKW from the exons GGTCCAGACCCATCTCTGGCATATCGGCCGAACCTGGAGAAGAATGAAGCCAAAGAGAAGGAGGACTACAGAAACTTTGAG agTGGAAGTCTAGTTGACCGTGTGTTCAACACATACAAACTGATGCACACCAACCAGACGCTGGACTTTGTGAAGCAAAAG CATTCTGAATGGACCAGTTGCAACCACACTCAGATGGGGATGATGGACGCTATCATGTCTCTAGATCAGCTGGTGGATGAGTCTGATCCTGATGTGGACTTCCCCAATTCGTTCCATGCCTTCCAGACTGCTGAGGGCATCCGTAAAGAGCACCCAGACAAAG ACTGGTTCCAGTTGGTGGGTCTGATCCATGATGTTGGGAAAATCATGGCTCTTTGGGATGAACCCCAG TGGGCTGTAGTGGGGGACACCTTCCCTGTGGGCTGCAAGTTTCAAAACTCCATTGTGTTCAGGGACAAAACCTTCCTGGAAAACCCAGATGACAAAAACCCGAGCTACAA tACCGAACATGGGATCTATAAACCAAACTGTGGGCTCGACAATGTCCTCATGTCCTGGGGCCATGACG AGTATCTCTACAGAGTTCTGAAGTTCAACAACTGCTCCATCCCAGAGGAA GGGTTGTGCATGATCCGCTTCCATTCCTTTTACCCCTGGCACTCCCATGGAGACTACATGCACCTGTGCAATGACAAAGACCTGAATATGCTGCCCTGGGTCCGAGAGTTCAA CAAATTTGACCTGTACACAAAGACCCCCGATCTGCCCGACGTTGAAAAACTGAAGCCGTACTACCAGTCTCTGATCGACAAGTACTGTCCTGGAATACTGAAGTGGTGA